From Larus michahellis chromosome 5, bLarMic1.1, whole genome shotgun sequence, the proteins below share one genomic window:
- the LOC141743433 gene encoding uncharacterized protein LOC141743433 — protein MEFIFLVLYFSFFVCLCALVCLYFSGCQEMTYKHEGKKLLISSSDCITRKLILDCFHHVRSST, from the coding sequence ATGGAGTTCAtatttcttgttttatatttttctttttttgtctgcctCTGTGCTTTGGTGTGCCTGTATTTTTCTGGCTGCCAAGAAATGACATATAAGCATGAAGGTAAGAAGTTACTGATTAGCTCATCTGATTGCATTACAAGGAAATTAATCTTGGACTGTTTTCATCATGTTAGATCAAGTACTTGA